One Lacunisphaera limnophila DNA window includes the following coding sequences:
- a CDS encoding (2Fe-2S)-binding protein, whose translation MSLPLELKVNGRACPVTDHPDTPLLYVLRNALGLKGPRFGCGLAQCGACTVHIDGVAVRSCVLPVGIVGGAEVTTLEGLAQDDKLHPVQAAFVDEQAAQCGYCINGWIMTAAAFLRTNPRATDTELAEALSGLQCRCGTHMSLLRAVKRAAATLAAEAAS comes from the coding sequence ATGTCCCTCCCCCTCGAATTGAAGGTCAACGGCCGCGCGTGCCCGGTGACCGACCATCCCGACACCCCGCTGCTCTATGTCCTCCGCAATGCCCTCGGCCTGAAGGGACCTCGCTTTGGCTGCGGACTCGCCCAATGCGGCGCTTGTACCGTCCATATCGATGGCGTCGCGGTGCGCTCCTGCGTGCTCCCGGTGGGCATCGTCGGCGGAGCGGAAGTAACCACCCTCGAAGGCCTCGCCCAGGACGATAAGCTGCACCCCGTGCAGGCTGCCTTTGTGGACGAACAGGCCGCCCAATGTGGCTACTGTATCAACGGCTGGATCATGACCGCCGCGGCATTCCTCCGCACCAACCCCCGCGCCACCGACACCGAGTTGGCCGAGGCTCTCAGCGGACTGCAGTGCCGCTGCGGCACGCACATGAGCTTGCTGCGGGCAGTCAAGCGAGCAGCCGCCACGCTGGCGGCGGAGGCCGCATCATGA
- a CDS encoding xanthine dehydrogenase family protein molybdopterin-binding subunit — MNAPDSRWTRRGFLHATGVLLVSFALPLRGAEDDEGGDSGPLVDPTKLDSWLAVQPDGRVLASVGKIEAGMGVSTAFAMIVAEELDVPLDHVTLRMGDTATTVDQRGTGSSNGIMQGVPALRQAAAEARRELIARAAARWGVSADALIVSAGVIRLRSDLSRSVTYGELIGGQRFELTLTDTATPKPPTDYTIVGQAVPRTDIPPKVTGAYTYLVDLKLDGMVHGRVIRPPHANAHLVAVVPGQDFPGLVRVVTRGDFVAVVCTEEYQAVRAAEQLQVKWTDGEALFPESYSALYAHLLGATPKSSQTEKGATGDIEAGLAAAATRLEAIYEYPFQSHACMSPGCGVADVRADGVTVWMGGQKPYPLRTAAAGWLNRPASDVRVIWLPGPGSYGMNDADDAAMDAVILSEAVGRPVRVQYMRADGTAWDPKGPPITVRLRGGLDAQGAVLAFDYEARGFSGRVRPSSTSEPGDALSAQLIGGLPTKSTDRFQFSAESYAFPHKRKVSHLIPWEHTLSTGLRTAHLRDPDGMAVCFASEGFIDELAAIAGSDPVAFRLKYLKGARDRAVVQAAAERAGWDTRPSPKPDQSGPWRTGRASPTRRAMARWWRSSRK, encoded by the coding sequence ATGAACGCCCCCGATTCCCGTTGGACCCGGCGCGGCTTTCTGCACGCCACCGGCGTGCTCCTCGTCTCTTTTGCGCTTCCGCTGCGCGGCGCCGAAGACGACGAGGGCGGCGACAGTGGCCCGTTGGTCGATCCCACGAAGCTCGACTCCTGGCTCGCCGTGCAACCCGATGGTCGCGTGCTCGCCTCCGTGGGCAAGATCGAGGCTGGCATGGGTGTCAGCACCGCCTTCGCCATGATCGTCGCCGAGGAGCTTGATGTCCCCCTCGACCACGTAACCCTGCGCATGGGTGACACCGCTACCACTGTCGACCAGCGTGGAACCGGCTCCAGCAATGGCATCATGCAGGGTGTGCCCGCGTTGCGCCAGGCCGCGGCCGAGGCCCGCCGCGAACTAATCGCCCGGGCCGCCGCGCGCTGGGGCGTTTCCGCCGACGCCCTCATTGTCTCGGCCGGCGTGATCCGCTTGCGCTCGGATCTGTCCCGCTCCGTGACCTATGGCGAGCTGATCGGCGGCCAGCGTTTCGAACTGACGCTCACGGATACCGCCACACCGAAACCGCCGACCGACTACACGATCGTGGGCCAGGCCGTCCCGCGCACGGACATCCCGCCGAAGGTAACCGGCGCGTACACGTACTTGGTGGATCTGAAGCTGGACGGCATGGTGCACGGCCGGGTGATCCGTCCGCCCCACGCCAACGCCCACCTAGTCGCGGTAGTCCCGGGCCAGGATTTCCCGGGCCTGGTGCGGGTCGTAACCCGCGGGGACTTTGTGGCCGTCGTCTGCACCGAGGAATACCAGGCGGTGCGTGCCGCCGAGCAACTACAGGTGAAATGGACCGACGGCGAAGCGCTTTTCCCGGAAAGCTACTCCGCCCTGTATGCCCACCTCCTTGGCGCAACCCCGAAAAGCTCCCAGACCGAGAAGGGGGCCACCGGTGATATTGAGGCCGGCCTGGCTGCGGCCGCCACGAGGCTCGAGGCGATCTACGAATATCCGTTCCAATCGCATGCCTGCATGAGCCCGGGCTGCGGCGTGGCTGACGTGCGCGCCGACGGTGTGACCGTCTGGATGGGCGGCCAGAAGCCCTACCCGCTCCGCACGGCCGCCGCCGGCTGGCTGAATCGACCGGCCAGCGACGTACGCGTGATCTGGCTGCCGGGGCCCGGTTCCTACGGCATGAATGACGCCGACGACGCCGCGATGGATGCCGTCATCCTATCCGAGGCCGTTGGCCGCCCGGTGCGCGTGCAATACATGCGTGCCGACGGCACGGCGTGGGATCCGAAAGGACCGCCCATCACTGTGCGCCTCCGCGGTGGACTCGACGCACAGGGCGCGGTCCTCGCCTTCGACTACGAGGCCCGCGGCTTTTCCGGCCGGGTGCGCCCCTCCAGCACGTCGGAACCGGGCGATGCCCTGTCGGCCCAGCTCATCGGCGGTCTGCCGACCAAGAGCACCGACCGTTTTCAATTCTCCGCCGAGTCCTACGCTTTCCCCCACAAGCGGAAGGTTTCCCACCTCATCCCGTGGGAACACACGCTCAGCACCGGACTGCGCACGGCACACCTGCGTGACCCGGATGGCATGGCTGTGTGTTTCGCCAGCGAGGGTTTCATCGACGAACTCGCGGCCATCGCGGGCTCCGACCCCGTTGCCTTCCGTCTGAAATATCTGAAGGGTGCCCGCGACCGGGCGGTCGTGCAGGCCGCCGCGGAACGGGCCGGTTGGGACACGCGGCCATCGCCCAAGCCGGACCAGAGCGGCCCGTGGCGCACCGGCCGGGCATCGCCTACGCGCCGCGCAATGGCACGATGGTGGCGCTCGTCGCGGAAGTAG
- a CDS encoding molybdopterin cofactor-binding domain-containing protein: MAHRPGIAYAPRNGTMVALVAEVAVNLESGELKVKRFVVAHDCGHVINPSSLLGTIEANLVQGLSRTLHEAVQFNAREVLSRDWVTYPILNSTETPGAVDVVMLNNRPDTKLYGAGEPATRPVAAVIGNALFDATGVRVRTIPFTRPALVAAFQAAGAVPA; encoded by the coding sequence GTGGCGCACCGGCCGGGCATCGCCTACGCGCCGCGCAATGGCACGATGGTGGCGCTCGTCGCGGAAGTAGCCGTCAACCTCGAGTCGGGTGAGCTTAAGGTGAAGCGCTTTGTCGTGGCCCACGACTGCGGCCACGTGATCAACCCAAGCAGCCTGCTCGGCACGATTGAGGCCAACCTGGTGCAGGGCTTGAGCCGCACCCTGCACGAGGCGGTGCAGTTCAATGCACGCGAGGTCCTCAGCCGGGACTGGGTGACATACCCGATCCTGAACAGCACCGAAACCCCCGGCGCCGTTGACGTGGTCATGCTGAACAACCGCCCCGACACCAAATTGTACGGTGCGGGCGAGCCCGCCACCCGCCCCGTGGCGGCCGTGATCGGCAACGCCCTATTCGATGCCACGGGCGTCCGCGTCCGCACGATTCCCTTCACCCGCCCGGCGCTCGTCGCTGCTTTCCAGGCCGCCGGCGCAGTTCCCGCTTAG
- a CDS encoding efflux RND transporter permease subunit has product MRLHEVCIHRPVFTIVLSTVVTLLGLIGLRLIGIREYPATDSPVISINANYSGANAEAIEAQITEPIEEAVNTVAGVKSLTSTSRDGASRIRVEFELGVDLDAAANDVRDQVGRAVRLLPRDVDPPFISKADADGGTVLTFVLRSAGRDLMSLTDVADRVKEQLQTIAQVGAVDILGEKRYSMKLRLNPDRMAAHGLTALDVQAAVRRESVELPGGRIENSQAEMTVQAVARLATPEQFNRMAIRTSGDQVVRLGDIGTAELAPLNERISFTLRGVPMVGLALRAQPGANQIAIADEAFKRLEALRQSLPPDVTLEIASDNTRFVRHAITELRETIVLALLLVVGVIYLFLGSWRATLVPAVVIPISLIGACFVMYVCGFSLNVLTLLGLVLAVGLVVDDAIVVVENVHRKQEEGLAPLEAGAEGTREVFVAVIATSLALIAVFSPIVFLQGATGRLFREFGLVIAGSVAISAFVALTLTPMMAARMGHAQVSQGRIVGGFNALVQRLRDAYRHSLVWILPRRWVTAAVLAGSFVLIALFYRNLPSELAPLEDRNRVTISATGPEGASYDYMLVLMEDLAKRIDRDTPEAALINCQVPASGARSGTGVANTGLIELVLKPKSERKASQADIAERLTRLTRRTPGARFSVSQEPSIGNRRGGNAVQFVVRATNLPELRDGLPTFMEALENEPAFSSVEVDLKFTRPELQVRLDRERLHTMGISATDVAQTLQTSLGAQRVGYFNRDGRQYEVVQQVADEFRTDPGILSQLSVHAPGGRLVTLDNLVEVDEAIAAPQRFRYDRQIAATVSARLAAGYTLEDGINAMNRVAASTLPAGLNTALTGGALEYAESRSSLLMSFGLALAFVFLVLAAQFESWRAPFVIMLTVPLALAGALGALWACGQTINIFSQIGMIMLVGLVTKNGILLVEFAQQRQHAGVAPREAVLEAADLRLRPILMTTIATILGVLPIALALGAGAESRVSMGIGVIGGLVVGTALTLYVIPSVYLLLTGCDQPATAPAPTTPILPTLAPAEHRA; this is encoded by the coding sequence ATGCGCCTGCACGAAGTCTGCATCCACCGGCCGGTCTTCACGATCGTCCTGTCCACCGTAGTGACCCTCCTGGGCCTCATCGGCCTGCGCCTGATCGGGATCCGCGAATATCCGGCGACCGACTCTCCCGTCATCTCCATCAACGCGAACTACAGCGGCGCCAACGCCGAGGCGATCGAGGCGCAGATCACCGAACCCATAGAGGAAGCCGTCAACACGGTCGCAGGGGTGAAGTCACTCACTTCGACCAGCCGCGACGGCGCCAGTCGCATCCGCGTCGAATTCGAGCTCGGCGTGGACCTTGATGCCGCCGCCAACGACGTGCGCGACCAGGTGGGGCGCGCCGTTCGTCTCCTGCCACGCGACGTCGACCCTCCCTTCATTTCCAAGGCCGACGCCGACGGCGGCACCGTGCTTACCTTCGTGCTGCGCAGCGCCGGTCGCGACCTCATGTCGCTCACCGACGTAGCCGACCGCGTCAAGGAGCAGCTGCAGACCATCGCCCAGGTCGGCGCCGTCGACATCCTCGGCGAGAAACGTTACTCGATGAAGCTGCGCCTGAACCCCGACCGGATGGCCGCCCACGGTCTCACCGCGCTCGATGTCCAGGCCGCCGTGCGCCGCGAGAGTGTTGAGCTGCCCGGCGGTCGCATCGAGAACAGCCAGGCCGAGATGACCGTGCAGGCCGTCGCCCGCCTAGCCACGCCGGAACAGTTCAACCGCATGGCCATCCGGACGTCCGGCGACCAGGTGGTGCGCCTCGGTGACATCGGGACCGCCGAGCTTGCCCCGCTCAACGAGCGGATTTCCTTCACCCTGCGCGGCGTACCCATGGTGGGCCTCGCGCTGCGGGCCCAGCCGGGCGCCAACCAGATCGCCATCGCCGACGAGGCCTTCAAACGCCTCGAGGCCCTCCGGCAATCCCTGCCCCCGGATGTCACCCTGGAGATCGCTTCCGACAACACCCGCTTCGTGCGCCACGCCATCACCGAGCTGCGGGAGACCATCGTCCTTGCCCTCCTGCTGGTGGTCGGCGTGATTTACCTCTTCCTCGGCTCCTGGCGCGCGACCCTCGTGCCCGCCGTGGTGATCCCCATTTCACTGATCGGCGCCTGCTTCGTGATGTATGTCTGCGGCTTCTCGCTGAACGTGCTCACCCTGCTGGGTCTCGTGCTCGCGGTCGGCCTGGTGGTCGACGACGCCATCGTCGTGGTCGAGAACGTCCACCGCAAGCAGGAGGAAGGGCTCGCCCCGCTCGAGGCCGGGGCCGAGGGCACACGCGAGGTCTTTGTGGCCGTGATCGCCACCTCCCTCGCCCTGATCGCCGTGTTCTCCCCCATCGTGTTTCTCCAAGGCGCAACCGGACGCCTGTTCCGGGAGTTCGGCCTGGTGATCGCCGGCTCCGTGGCCATCTCGGCCTTCGTCGCCCTCACCCTCACCCCGATGATGGCCGCGCGCATGGGCCACGCCCAGGTCAGCCAGGGCCGGATCGTCGGTGGATTCAACGCCCTCGTGCAAAGGCTCCGCGACGCCTACCGCCACAGCCTCGTCTGGATCCTGCCGCGGCGCTGGGTCACCGCGGCCGTGCTGGCGGGGAGTTTTGTGCTCATCGCGCTGTTCTACCGCAACCTGCCGTCTGAGCTCGCACCGTTGGAGGATCGCAACCGCGTGACGATTTCCGCGACCGGCCCCGAGGGCGCTTCCTACGACTACATGCTGGTCCTCATGGAGGATCTGGCGAAACGCATCGACCGGGACACCCCTGAGGCCGCCCTCATAAACTGCCAGGTGCCCGCCTCCGGCGCGCGCAGCGGCACCGGGGTCGCCAACACCGGCCTCATCGAGCTGGTGCTGAAGCCGAAATCCGAACGCAAAGCCTCCCAGGCGGACATCGCCGAACGCCTCACCCGTCTGACGCGCCGCACCCCGGGCGCGCGCTTCAGCGTCTCCCAGGAGCCGAGTATCGGCAACCGCCGCGGCGGCAACGCCGTGCAGTTCGTGGTCCGCGCCACCAACCTCCCGGAGCTGCGCGACGGACTGCCCACATTCATGGAGGCGCTGGAGAACGAGCCCGCCTTTTCCAGCGTGGAGGTGGATCTGAAGTTCACCCGGCCGGAATTGCAGGTGCGCCTTGATCGCGAACGCCTCCACACCATGGGAATCTCTGCGACCGATGTCGCCCAGACGCTGCAAACCTCACTCGGAGCCCAACGCGTGGGCTACTTCAACCGTGACGGACGTCAGTACGAGGTCGTGCAGCAGGTCGCGGATGAATTCCGCACCGATCCCGGCATCCTCAGCCAGCTCAGCGTGCACGCTCCCGGAGGAAGGCTGGTGACCCTCGACAACCTGGTCGAGGTCGATGAAGCCATCGCCGCACCCCAGCGCTTCCGTTACGACCGCCAGATTGCAGCGACCGTGTCGGCCCGTTTGGCGGCGGGCTACACCCTCGAGGACGGTATCAATGCCATGAACCGGGTGGCCGCGTCCACGCTCCCGGCGGGCCTGAATACCGCGCTAACCGGTGGCGCCTTGGAATATGCCGAGAGCCGCTCGAGCCTGCTCATGAGCTTCGGTCTGGCCCTGGCCTTCGTATTCCTGGTGCTCGCCGCGCAGTTCGAAAGCTGGCGCGCCCCGTTCGTCATCATGCTCACGGTACCGCTCGCCCTCGCAGGGGCGCTCGGTGCGCTGTGGGCCTGCGGCCAGACCATAAACATTTTCAGCCAGATCGGCATGATCATGTTGGTGGGCCTCGTGACGAAGAATGGCATCCTCCTCGTCGAATTCGCCCAGCAACGCCAGCACGCCGGGGTCGCGCCCCGCGAGGCCGTGCTCGAGGCCGCCGACCTGCGGCTGCGCCCCATTCTCATGACGACCATCGCGACCATCCTCGGCGTGCTGCCGATCGCCCTCGCGCTGGGCGCCGGGGCCGAGAGCCGTGTCTCGATGGGCATCGGCGTGATCGGCGGCCTCGTCGTCGGCACCGCGCTGACGCTCTATGTCATTCCGTCCGTCTACTTGCTGTTGACCGGGTGCGACCAGCCCGCCACCGCGCCGGCTCCCACCACTCCTATCTTGCCCACTTTGGCCCCCGCGGAACACCGCGCCTGA
- a CDS encoding lipase maturation factor family protein, with protein MTLLRRAWLELGNFAARDGRATYLWPRWLVLRAIGIVYLLIFWGIHTEGRALIGPDGLAPVERFCAHLREVFPHPLERFIRAPSLFWVSSGPGMITLLTWTGLGAAAALVLNLWPRMALFACWACFLSFVSTWGLFSPTIIDQLMLETALLAIVFAPAGLRPGLGASRPPSALAVFMMRWLLFRIMFGSGLIKAFAGDTHWRDFTALDVMYETSPAPTILGFFDHQLPHAWHVGEIGLTFAAELLAPLLAVFGGARGRWVALGLWVALQGGIQLTGNFGWLNTAAIALGLLLLDDQMLAAAARRLRASRLAAWFEGAPAAKVAPSRRWMHHGLTALLWLHFGLGLHAFVVEATGRTVIGKPDPRERPVDYLFRDFRLANAYVPFASFPATKLEVEFAGSNDGGATWRPYLFHYKPQLEDRISPFLAPRFARFESSLQLALYEQSPVLPGVARQLLRRNPDVMGLFRDDPFEDRPATMIRIVVFEFKFTDLPTWRETGRFWTKGYVADFTQPLSLDADGNLTGPPPPAPPAG; from the coding sequence ATGACTCTCCTTCGCCGCGCCTGGCTCGAACTCGGCAACTTCGCGGCCCGCGACGGCCGCGCCACCTACCTCTGGCCCCGCTGGCTGGTCTTGCGGGCCATCGGTATCGTGTACCTGCTCATCTTCTGGGGCATTCACACCGAGGGCCGCGCCCTGATCGGTCCCGACGGACTGGCCCCGGTCGAACGCTTCTGCGCGCACCTGCGCGAGGTATTCCCCCACCCGCTCGAGCGGTTCATCCGCGCCCCCAGTCTCTTCTGGGTCAGCTCCGGCCCCGGCATGATCACCCTGCTCACGTGGACCGGGCTCGGCGCGGCGGCGGCACTGGTGCTGAACCTGTGGCCACGCATGGCCCTGTTTGCTTGCTGGGCCTGCTTCTTATCCTTCGTTTCCACCTGGGGCTTGTTCTCCCCCACCATCATCGACCAGTTGATGCTGGAGACCGCGCTGCTGGCCATCGTCTTTGCGCCCGCCGGGCTGCGGCCCGGACTGGGCGCGTCCCGCCCGCCCAGTGCCCTCGCGGTCTTCATGATGCGCTGGCTGCTTTTCCGCATCATGTTCGGCTCCGGGCTGATCAAGGCCTTCGCCGGCGACACCCACTGGCGCGACTTCACTGCCTTGGATGTGATGTACGAAACCAGCCCGGCCCCGACGATCCTCGGCTTTTTCGACCACCAACTGCCCCATGCCTGGCACGTGGGCGAGATCGGCCTGACCTTCGCCGCGGAGTTGCTGGCTCCGCTGCTCGCCGTGTTCGGTGGGGCGCGGGGACGCTGGGTGGCGCTGGGGCTCTGGGTCGCCCTGCAGGGCGGCATCCAGCTGACCGGGAATTTCGGCTGGCTCAACACCGCGGCCATCGCCCTTGGCCTGTTGCTGCTCGACGACCAGATGTTGGCCGCCGCCGCCCGCCGTTTGCGCGCGTCACGCCTGGCCGCCTGGTTCGAAGGCGCCCCGGCCGCCAAGGTGGCGCCGTCCCGCCGCTGGATGCACCATGGGCTGACCGCGCTGCTTTGGCTGCACTTCGGCTTGGGCCTCCATGCGTTCGTGGTCGAGGCCACGGGCCGGACCGTGATCGGCAAGCCCGACCCTCGCGAACGCCCCGTCGACTACCTGTTCCGCGATTTCCGCCTCGCCAACGCCTACGTGCCCTTCGCCAGTTTCCCTGCCACCAAGCTCGAGGTCGAATTCGCCGGCTCCAACGACGGCGGCGCCACCTGGCGCCCCTACCTTTTCCATTACAAACCACAGCTCGAAGATCGGATCTCGCCGTTCCTCGCCCCGCGCTTCGCCCGCTTCGAATCGTCCCTGCAGCTGGCGCTCTACGAGCAGTCCCCCGTGCTGCCGGGGGTCGCCCGGCAACTGCTCCGGCGCAACCCCGACGTGATGGGCCTCTTCCGCGACGACCCGTTCGAGGATCGGCCCGCCACGATGATCCGCATCGTGGTCTTTGAATTCAAATTCACCGACCTGCCCACGTGGCGGGAAACCGGCCGGTTCTGGACCAAGGGCTATGTCGCCGACTTCACCCAACCCCTCTCCCTCGACGCGGACGGCAATCTCACCGGTCCGCCCCCACCCGCTCCGCCCGCCGGTTGA
- a CDS encoding TonB-dependent receptor plug domain-containing protein, whose translation MLSPAALLAQVKPADTTKPAEPILVLEKFVTDGNVNDPLGVMPTTPNGSAFGFDKTILDTPRSVSVISADVIDKMSLSAVEDLVRVVPGVFTVTRFGIQGAIDVRNVPADTYFRGMKRINLQGHGRSVLAAMDQIEVVKGPPSPIYGMGKIGGYTNMVPKAGRAKTGAYLTENEGTMQLTLGSYNKFEATFGYGGPLSVAGKKGGFYVYGLVEDSDAFVQDVGVTQKIMQAAVSLDDAVGKMRLESGFSYQLGGTAGGFPGRITQDWIDNGTVITGVPLKNLDANGNGSVGYYELYRGSPVRGNLSGNNAPLSQRFNWPRDPNGNYYALGSFPTVAGIPRTMYDYLVANPAADPTGLLRAQGVGSPLPTSAQLPIGFVLDPRTVGTATVDYSRASAYERDLEAEFIVGYIDLIYDRDPDFGFKNQLFFDSQDQYKVSNTPSGGKQDVYVIENKFTMTKRFTRLPDWVEVNSLVSANVRGTRSTGYRWGGDFGGGYRVDATLPVAVYDNFTHAFENNDINNDGAPWTSRYRTLYTEVGGGVLLDIDLFSKLNVMVGGRIDGSEAENLNVASFNANTGTSANPGRMNTADEYAKGWDRGGSWSASLSYKGIPKVVPYATIGRSSLTLESNNNSLDNAVINAGHIGEGEILEAGIKTSLLKNTVFVTVAAFEQTRTDVSPNSDSSIISAEVSSTKTRGTEMEIKWVPNKAFSASAYALVQRTTYEPITAGTIWLNASWLGFKDVVDPATGQIIYYADAFGYGGKLNLVVPQEVAVQYDVKQGVPENQFGLNTIYTHASGFGFTLSGNYFASTYSGRFKLLKLPPTRTVNVGLFYRLGDWRAKVDVFNVTDDVSFRARSGGNGSETLLTVNPERRYQFTISRAF comes from the coding sequence ATGCTGTCCCCCGCGGCGCTCCTTGCCCAAGTGAAGCCCGCCGACACCACCAAGCCGGCCGAGCCGATCCTTGTATTGGAGAAATTTGTCACCGATGGAAATGTCAACGATCCCCTCGGCGTGATGCCGACCACGCCGAACGGATCGGCCTTCGGATTCGACAAGACCATTTTGGATACTCCGCGCTCGGTCTCGGTCATTAGTGCCGACGTAATCGACAAGATGTCGCTCTCTGCCGTCGAGGACCTCGTGCGCGTGGTGCCCGGCGTCTTCACGGTCACCCGTTTCGGCATCCAAGGCGCGATCGACGTCCGAAACGTCCCAGCCGACACCTATTTCCGCGGCATGAAGCGCATCAACCTCCAGGGTCACGGTCGCTCGGTGCTCGCCGCTATGGACCAGATCGAGGTCGTGAAGGGCCCGCCCTCGCCGATCTACGGCATGGGCAAGATTGGCGGCTACACCAATATGGTGCCGAAGGCCGGCCGCGCCAAGACGGGCGCCTATCTCACCGAGAATGAGGGTACCATGCAGCTCACGCTGGGCAGTTACAACAAGTTCGAGGCCACCTTTGGCTATGGCGGCCCCCTGTCGGTCGCGGGTAAGAAGGGTGGTTTTTATGTATATGGCCTGGTGGAAGATTCGGACGCCTTCGTGCAGGATGTTGGGGTGACGCAGAAGATCATGCAGGCCGCGGTGAGTCTCGATGACGCCGTCGGCAAGATGCGCCTCGAATCCGGATTCAGCTACCAGCTTGGTGGTACGGCGGGTGGTTTTCCTGGCCGCATCACGCAGGACTGGATCGACAACGGCACCGTCATCACCGGTGTGCCGCTGAAGAATCTCGACGCGAACGGCAACGGGTCCGTCGGTTACTACGAACTCTACCGCGGTTCCCCGGTGCGGGGCAACCTGAGCGGCAACAACGCCCCGCTGAGCCAGCGCTTCAACTGGCCGCGTGATCCCAACGGCAACTACTACGCGCTCGGTTCCTTCCCGACCGTGGCCGGCATCCCGCGGACCATGTACGACTACCTCGTCGCCAATCCCGCAGCTGATCCGACCGGTCTGTTGCGCGCCCAAGGCGTGGGTTCGCCGCTGCCGACTTCCGCCCAGCTCCCGATCGGCTTCGTGCTCGATCCCCGAACGGTGGGCACCGCCACCGTCGACTATAGCCGCGCTAGCGCCTACGAGCGCGACCTGGAGGCCGAGTTCATCGTGGGTTACATCGACCTCATCTACGATCGTGACCCGGACTTCGGTTTCAAAAACCAGCTCTTCTTCGACAGCCAGGACCAGTACAAGGTCTCCAACACCCCCAGCGGCGGCAAACAGGACGTCTACGTGATCGAGAACAAGTTCACGATGACCAAGCGTTTCACCCGACTGCCGGACTGGGTTGAGGTCAACAGTCTTGTGTCCGCCAACGTACGCGGCACGCGTTCCACCGGCTACCGCTGGGGTGGTGACTTCGGCGGCGGCTACCGGGTCGACGCCACGCTGCCAGTCGCGGTGTACGACAACTTCACGCACGCCTTCGAGAACAACGACATCAACAATGACGGTGCCCCCTGGACAAGCCGGTATCGCACGCTGTACACCGAGGTTGGCGGCGGCGTGCTCCTCGACATCGACCTGTTCTCCAAGCTGAACGTCATGGTCGGCGGTCGTATCGACGGTTCAGAGGCTGAGAATCTCAACGTCGCTTCTTTCAACGCCAACACTGGCACTTCTGCCAATCCCGGCCGCATGAATACGGCTGACGAATACGCCAAGGGCTGGGACCGCGGCGGCTCTTGGAGCGCCAGTTTGAGCTACAAGGGCATTCCGAAGGTCGTGCCTTATGCGACCATCGGACGGTCCAGCCTGACTCTGGAGTCGAACAACAATAGCCTCGACAACGCGGTGATCAACGCCGGCCACATCGGTGAAGGCGAAATCCTCGAGGCTGGCATCAAGACCAGCCTCCTGAAGAATACCGTCTTTGTCACGGTCGCGGCGTTCGAGCAGACGCGCACCGACGTCAGCCCTAATTCCGATTCTTCCATCATTAGTGCCGAAGTCTCATCGACGAAGACGCGAGGCACCGAAATGGAAATCAAGTGGGTGCCGAACAAGGCATTCTCCGCCTCGGCCTATGCCTTGGTGCAGCGTACCACCTATGAACCCATCACGGCCGGTACGATCTGGCTAAACGCCAGCTGGCTCGGATTCAAGGATGTCGTTGATCCCGCCACCGGTCAGATCATCTACTACGCCGACGCCTTCGGTTACGGCGGCAAGCTGAACTTGGTCGTGCCGCAGGAAGTAGCGGTGCAATACGATGTGAAGCAGGGCGTCCCGGAAAACCAGTTCGGCCTGAACACGATCTATACGCATGCGAGCGGCTTCGGTTTCACGCTGAGCGGAAACTACTTCGCCTCGACCTACTCGGGCCGCTTCAAGCTGCTCAAGCTCCCGCCGACCCGGACGGTGAACGTGGGCCTTTTCTACCGGCTCGGCGACTGGCGCGCCAAGGTCGACGTCTTCAACGTCACCGATGACGTCAGCTTCCGCGCCCGCAGTGGCGGCAACGGCAGCGAGACGCTGCTCACGGTCAATCCCGAGCGCCGCTACCAATTCACCATCAGCCGCGCCTTCTGA